One genomic segment of Litorilinea aerophila includes these proteins:
- a CDS encoding response regulator, whose amino-acid sequence MSVWSLKPIDILLVEDNPGDVRLTMEALKEAKVQNRLNVAWDGVEAMAYLRQEAPYTGVSRPDLILLDLNLPKKDGREVLAEIKQDSSLRRIPVVILTTSEADEDILRSYDLHANCYIAKPVDLEQFMKVVKSVEDFWLTIVKLPPDDQ is encoded by the coding sequence ATGAGTGTCTGGTCGCTCAAACCCATTGACATCCTGCTGGTGGAAGACAACCCGGGTGACGTCCGCTTGACCATGGAAGCCCTCAAAGAAGCCAAAGTTCAGAACCGCCTCAACGTCGCCTGGGACGGGGTGGAGGCCATGGCCTACCTGCGCCAGGAGGCACCCTACACCGGCGTCTCTCGACCGGATCTGATCCTGCTGGATCTCAACCTGCCCAAAAAAGATGGGCGAGAAGTGCTGGCCGAGATCAAACAGGACTCCAGCCTGCGGCGTATCCCGGTGGTCATCCTGACCACTTCCGAGGCAGATGAGGACATCCTGCGCAGTTACGACCTCCACGCCAACTGCTACATCGCCAAGCCGGTGGATTTGGAGCAGTTCATGAAGGTGGTGAAGTCGGTCGAGGATTTCTGGCTAACGATTGTGAAACTTCCCCCGGACGATCAATGA